Proteins co-encoded in one Helicoverpa zea isolate HzStark_Cry1AcR chromosome 18, ilHelZeax1.1, whole genome shotgun sequence genomic window:
- the LOC124638676 gene encoding superoxide dismutase [Mn], mitochondrial has translation MFAKRRFLLTSAVNAVRQKHTLPELPYEYSALEPVISREIMSLHHSKHHATYINNLNAAEEKLAQAQAKGDISTVISLAPGLKFNGGGHINHTIFWQNLSPNGGKPSGSLTQAIEKDFGSWDNMKNQLAAASVGVQGSGWGWLGYNKQMKKLQIATCQNQDPLQATTGLIPLFGIDVWEHAYYLQYKNVRADYVKAIFDVANWGDVSKRFEAAVN, from the exons ATGTTCGCAAAACGCCGGTTCCTGCT CACGTCGGCGGTGAACGCCGTTCGGCAGAAGCACACGCTGCCGGAGCTGCCCTATGAGTACAGCGCCCTGGAGCCTGTCATCAGCAGGGAGATCATGAGTCTGCACCATAGCAAGCACCACGCTACATACATAAACAACTTGAATGCTGCTGAAGAGAAACTTGCTCAAGCACAGGCTAAAG GTGACATCAGCACAGTCATCAGTTTAGCTCCCGGACTCAAATTCAATGGTGGTGGTCACATCAACCACACCATTTTCTGGCAGAACCTTTCACCCAATGGCGGGAAGCCTTCCGGGTCACTCACCCAGGCCATTGAGAA GGACTTTGGTTCCTGGGATAACATGAAGAACCAGCTTGCAGCAGCATCTGTGGGAGTGCAGGGTTCCGGATGGGGCTGGCTCGGTTACAACAAACAGATGAAGAAGCTACAAATTGCCACCTGCCAGAACCAAGATCCTTTGCAAGCAACTACTG GGCTCATTCCCCTATTCGGTATTGATGTCTGGGAGCACGCCTACTACCTGCAATACAAAAACGTGAGGGCCGACTACGTAAAGGCAATATTCGACGTCGCTAACTGGGGGGACGTCTCAAAGAGATTCGAAGCTGCGGTCAACTAA